In Sorghum bicolor cultivar BTx623 chromosome 8, Sorghum_bicolor_NCBIv3, whole genome shotgun sequence, one genomic interval encodes:
- the LOC110429907 gene encoding acanthoscurrin-1-like, with product MVKKVAVLATLLALNLLLFGFADACGYDGGGSGGTGGSGGGGTGGGGSGSGGTGGGGSVGGGSGGGGSGGGGSGGARGSSGGGSIGGGSGGRGSGGGGSGAGGSGGGGSGAGGNGGGAGGSGGGGSGSGGSGSGGSGSGSGGGGALERCPMDTLKLGVCANVLNGLINVTLGTPPKTPCCTLIQGLADLEAAVCLCTALRANILGINLNLPINLSLLVNYCGKDVPSGFQCS from the coding sequence ATGGTGAAGAAAGTGGCCGTGCTGGCGACGTTGCTGGCCCTCAACCTCCTTTTGTTTGGCTTCGCGGACGCATGCGGATATGATGGGGGTGGGAGCGGAGGCACCGGAGGGAGCGGTGGGGGCGGCACTGGCGGAGGTGGTAGTGGCAGTGGCGGCACCGGTGGAGGCGGCAGCGTTGGAGGTGGAAGCGGTGGAGGCGGCAGTGGAGGGGGTGGGAGCGGAGGCGCCAGAGGGAGCAGTGGGGGCGGCAGCATCGGAGGTGGTAGTGGCGGACGTGGCAGCGGTGGAGGTGGAAGTGGAGCAGGTGGCAGCGGTGGAGGTGGCAGTGGAGCAGGTGGGAATGGAGGAGGAGCGGGTGGGAGCGGTGGAGGCGGCAGCGGAAGTGGTGGTAGCGGCAGCGGAGGCAGTGGTAGCGGAAGCGGAGGCGGCGGGGCACTCGAGCGTTGCCCCATGGACACACTGAAGTTAGGCGTGTGCGCCAACGTGTTGAATGGGCTGATCAACGTGACCCTGGGGACGCCACCCAAGACGCCATGCTGCACACTGATCCAGGGGCTGGCAGACCTAGAGGCGGCGGTGTGCCTCTGCACCGCACTCAGGGCCAACATCCTAGGGATTAACCTCAATCTGCCCATCAACCTCAGCCTCCTCGTCAACTACTGCGGCAAGGACGTCCCCTCGGGCTTCCAGTGCTCCTGA
- the LOC8076656 gene encoding chitinase 2, translating to MASPNLLIAAALVVVAASTAAAAAAAASWAPPSSSSPPPRPLFREYIGAMGRNVTFADVPVHPGVDFDFILSFAIDYAAADADAANASAAPPVPTDGRFAVFWDEVNLTPAAVAAIKSSSSSSSVRVALSLGGDTVFGANATFRASSVDVWVDNAVASLTAILTRYGLDGVDVDYEHFGERETPEVFAECIGRLVRALKATGVISVASMAPFANPDVQAHYGELWRRYGRDFDYVNFQFYAYPSNTTVPEFLGYYYEQSGRYAGAGGGGKVLVSFGTDPASNGLRPGKGFFRACRELRRQGRLHGIFVWAADNSIDDGFRYERRAQRFLAGAAPGFP from the coding sequence atggCTTCTCCCAACCTGTTGATCGCTGCTGCGCTCGTTGTCGTCGCGGCCTccacggcggcagcagcagcggctGCGGCGAGCTGGGCaccaccgtcgtcgtcgtcgccgccgccgcgccctctGTTCCGTGAGTACATCGGCGCGATGGGCAGGAACGTGACGTTCGCGGACGTGCCGGTGCACCCGGGCGTGGACTTCGACTTCAtcctctccttcgccatcgactacgccgccgccgacgccgacgccgccaaCGCCTCCGCGGCGCCGCCGGTTCCCACCGACGGCCGCTTCGCCGTCTTCTGGGACGAGGTGAACCTCACCCCGGCTGCCGTGGCCGCCatcaagtcctcctcctcctcctcctccgtccGCGTCGCGCTCAGCCTCGGCGGCGACACCGTGTTCGGCGCCAACGCGACGTTCCGCGCGTCCTCCGTCGACGTGTGGGTGGACAACGCGGTGGCGTCGCTGACGGCCATCCTCACCCGGTACGGCCTCGACGGGGTGGACGTCGACTACGAGCACTTCGGGGAGCGCGAGACGCCGGAGGTCTTCGCGGAGTGCATCGGCCGCCTCGTGCGCGCGTTGAAGGCCACCGGCGTCATCTCCGTCGCGTCCATGGCGCCCTTCGCCAACCCGGACGTGCAGGCGCACTACGGCGAGCTGTGGCGCCGCTACGGCCGCGACTTCGACTACGTCAACTTCCAGTTCTACGCGTACCCGTCCAACACCACGGTGCCGGAGTTCCTGGGATACTACTACGAGCAGAGCGGACGgtacgccggcgccggcggcgggggcAAAGTGCTCGTCAGCTTCGGGACGGACCCGGCCAGCAACGGGCTGAGGCCCGGGAAGGGGTTCTTCAGGGCGTGCCGGGAGCTGCGCCGCCAGGGGAGGCTCCACGGCATCTTCGTCTGGGCCGCCGATAACTCCATCGACGACGGGTTCCGCTACGAGCGCCGAGCGCAGAGGTTCCTCGCCGGCGCCGCACCGGGTTTCCCGTGA